A stretch of the Uranotaenia lowii strain MFRU-FL chromosome 3, ASM2978415v1, whole genome shotgun sequence genome encodes the following:
- the LOC129753945 gene encoding uncharacterized protein LOC129753945, whose protein sequence is MRQKFHIPNLRVVIKKVAKECPLCKLRKAVPHPPKMAVLPVVRLTPNIKPFTHTGIDYFGPLQVKQRRSLVKRWVALFTCLTIRAVHVEVVHSLTTNSCILAIRRFIARRGPPSTIYSDQGTNFKGARNILLEQLQPIHEKCAITFTNASTQWYLNPPATPHMGGAWERMVRSIKIAMEAVANHAQNPCDEVLETVVLEAEAIVNSRPLTYVPLDSAETEALTPNHFLVIGDQAVTQPMSETLLSGSVLRDSWELTRRLVDIFWTRWIKEYLPTLTRRSKWFEATKPLQPGDVVIIVDEKKRNGWIRGRVLEVIPASDGEVRRAYVRTPNGVGLYSAVRLARLDIKDSRKDKVSTIPEHHEGGNVGEAPRKLDENEM, encoded by the coding sequence ATGCGCCAGAAATTCCACATTCCTAATCTGAGAGTTGTGATTAAGAAAGTTGCTAAAGAATGTCCCCTTTGTAAATTGCGGAAAGCAGTTCCACATCCCCCGAAAATGGCCGTCCTGCCAGTTGTGCGTCTAACACCAAATATCAAACCATTTACACATACTGGCATCGACTACTTCGGCCCGTTGCAGGTCAAGCAGAGGCGCAGTTTGGTGAAACGCTGGGTGGCCTTATTCACCTGCCTGACTATTCGGGCAGTTCATGTAGAGGTAGTCCATTCTCTAACTACTAATTCCTGCATTCTAGCAATCCGTAGGTTTATCGCTCGAAGAGGGCCACCAAGTACGATTTACTCGGATCAAGGGACAAATTTCAAAGGCGCGAGAAATATATTATTGGAGCAGTTACAACCGATTCATGAGAAATGTGCCATTACCTTTACTAATGCCTCTACACAGTGGTACCTAAATCCACCCGCAACCCCCCACATGGGAGGCGCTTGGGAGCGCATGGTGCGCTCAATCAAAATCGCGATGGAAGCAGTGGCAAATCATGCACAAAATCCATGCGACGAAGTTCTTGAAACGGTAGTGTTGGAAGCCGAAGCGATCGTGAATTCTCGCCCACTTACATACGTGCCACTTGACTCGGCGGAAACGGAAGCACTAACGCCAAATCATTTTTTGGTGATTGGAGATCAGGCAGTAACACAACCCATGAGCGAAACCTTACTGAGCGGTAGCGTACTACGGGATAGTTGGGAATTGACTCGACGACTTGTAGATATTTTTTGGACGAGGTGGATTAAAGAATATCTACCTACACTAACGAGACGTTCGAAATGGTTCGAAGCCACAAAGCCCTTGCAGCCAGGTGATGTTGTAATTATCGTGGACGAAAAAAAGCGGAACGGGTGGATTCGAGGGCGTGTACTGGAAGTAATACCAGCATCTGATGGAGAAGTTCGTCGGGCGTATGTCAGGACGCCCAATGGCGTAGGTTTATATTCAGCAGTCAGGTTGGCGCGATTGGATATCAAGGATTCCAGGAAAGACAAGGTATCGACGATCCCGGAACATCACGAAGGGGGGAATGTTGGCGAAGCCCCTCGTAAGCTGGATGAAAATGAGATGTGA
- the LOC129753946 gene encoding uncharacterized protein LOC129753946 → MISTTNELAQKSVKFGLATPQAYAVLPEVNRANIVPSFAPRSSQEMSSHQQWTSSHQGEFDMGLPANSTQLASRYLSPNPNQIPLSPQIATNNPSSRNAQLPSPSMAEWGTHTHSSSHFAAPTKTQLAARHVMSRDLPHFSGDPHDWPLFYKSFCNSTAACGLSDAENLDRLQKCLKGRALEAVRSKLLIPDSVPQVMNTLKMLFGQPEIILFTVLKKLRETPGPKYENLQSIITFGLAVQNAVDHMVTADLTDHLFDPMLLYELVVKLPTPLAIEWGRFKRQHNFVNLAVFNKFMSELVTVSSDISIPIPVSKEKHAKSFSEKSKLYVHSENSTINSDQSSSQVLRGKHTVKTTNPKAQIEKTCVYCQNPSHEIAKCQEFISLDLDRKWFFVKQKHLCYLCLVPHKRWPCRSGKECGIGGCRLRHNVLLHADRNSTNNSNISTSDSALAQQNHHHSSISSALFRYLPVVIEGRNRSIETFAFLDDGSSSTLLEANIAKELGIEGTKETLWLSWTGNVSREEKGSQRVSVSIRGKGCKTRYEIGNVRTVSQLKLTSQTIDYEDLQKRYPHLKGLPVMSYAAATPGIIVGLEHVSLLTQLKVREGGQHDLVAAKTRLGWCIFGKQGSLIKPYQQLHVHSDIENENKEFHTLLGKFFGVEEAFVSIKPESKENKQALDILARTTRRVDGHFETGLLWRFSKPNLPNSYPMAIQRNRSFEKRLCKNDSLKAAVEEQIENYLEKGYAHLITKEELASSDNNRVWYLPLGVVCNPKKPGKTRLIWDAAARVDGTSLNDLLLPGPDLLVSLPAILLRFRQRNVAVCGDIKEMFHQIRIRAEDRQAQRFIYRKAIEDPIQIYVMDVAVFGASCSPCIAQFIKNYNAIEHSKQFPEAAHAIVNDHYMDDYMKSVDSVAEAVKLANDVKTVHAMAGFELRNFISNSSEVMRELGVTSCPEMKSLSLEPGLAEPEKPERVLGMTWRPGQDVLLSIRAFIKMLRSY, encoded by the coding sequence ATGATAAGCACCACAAACGAACTTGCGCAAAAATCCGTTAAATTTGGATTAGCCACTCCTCAAGCCTATGCTGTTCTTCCCGAAGTGAATAGAGCAAATATAGTACCATCGTTTGCTCCCAGATCCTCCCAAGAGATGAGCTCCCATCAGCAGTGGACTAGTAGTCATCAAGGAGAATTTGATATGGGACTACCCGCCAATTCGACACAGCTCGCTAGTAGATATTTATCACCTAACCCGAATCAAATTCCACTATCACCGCAAATTGCTACTAACAATCCCAGCAGCCGAAATGCCCAGTTGCCATCTCCGAGCATGGCCGAATGGGGAACACACACGCACAGTTCCAGCCACTTCGCAGCACCTACGAAAACTCAGCTAGCAGCGCGGCATGTGATGTCTAGAGACTTACCACACTTCTCCGGTGACCCACATGACTGGCCGTTGTTTTATAAGTCGTTCTGCAACAGCACAGCCGCATGTGGACTTTCAGATGCCGAAAATCTGGATCGActgcaaaaatgtttgaaaggtCGTGCTCTTGAGGCGGTGCGAAGTAAACTATTGATCCCTGACTCAGTTCCTCAAGTGATGAATACCCTCAAGATGTTGTTCGGACAGCCTGAGATTATTCTCTTTACTGTCCTGAAAAAGCTCAGAGAAACCCCCGGGCCGAAATACGAAAATCTCCAGTCGATTATAACGTTCGGGTTAGCAGTTCAAAATGCTGTGGATCATATGGTAACTGCAGATTTGACTGACCATCTTTTTGATCCGATGCTGTTGTATGAATTGGTAGTAAAATTACCAACTCCCTTAGCAATCGAGTGGGGTCGTTTCAAACGGCAGCATAACTTTGTTAACCTGGCCGTTTTCAACAAGTTCATGTCTGAGCTGGTAACCGTGTCTTCCGATATTAGTATTCCCATCCCAGTCTCTAAAGAAAAACATGCTAAGAGCTTTTCGGAGAAATCGAAATTGTATGTGCACTCTGAGAATAGTACCATCAACAGTGACCAAAGCTCCAGCCAGGTCTTGAGAGGAAAGCACACAGTTAAAACTACCAACCCTAAAGCtcaaattgagaaaacatgCGTCTATTGCCAGAATCCATCACACGAAATCGCAAAATGTCAAGAATTTATATCTCTGGATCTGGACAGGAAATGGTTCTTCGTTAAGCAGAAACATCTTTGTTACCTCTGTTTAGTTCCACACAAAAGATGGCCTTGTAGATCCGGTAAGGAATGTGGCATTGGAGGATGTAGGTTACGACATAATGTTTTACTGCACGCCGATCGAAACAGTACCAACAATAGCAACATCTCCACTAGTGATAGCGCTCTCGCTCAACAAAACCATCATCATTCTTCTATATCATCTGCTCTTTTTCGATACTTACCGGTTGTCATTGAAGGCAGAAACAGATCCATCGAAACCTTTGCCTTCCTTGACGACGGTTCGTCCTCCACGCTTTTGGAGGCCAACATCGCGAAGGAACTTGGTATTGAAGGTACCAAGGAGACCCTATGGCTTAGCTGGACAGGTAATGTGTCACGCGAAGAAAAGGGTTCGCAGCGAGTCTCGGTTTCAATTCGTGGTAAAGGGTGTAAAACACGATACGAAATTGGAAACGTCCGAACAGTGAGTCAGCTGAAACTAACCAGTCAAACCATCGATTACGAGGATTTGCAAAAACGTTACCCGCACTTGAAGGGATTACCTGTGATGAGCTATGCTGCAGCAACACCAGGTATCATAGTGGGACTCGAACATGTCAGCTTGTTGACCCAGCTAAAGGTGAGAGAAGGCGGACAGCATGATCTCGTTGCCGCTAAGACGCGGCTTGGGTGGTGCATATTTGGTAAACAAGGTTCGCTAATAAAACCTTATCAACAACTTCACGTACACAGCGATATAGAGAATGAGAATAAAGAGTTTCATACTCTTTTGGGAAAGTTCTTCGGAGTAGAAGAGGCGTTCGTAAGCATCAAGCCAGAATCGAAAGAGAATAAGCAAGCACTAGACATCCTTGCCCGAACCACACGACGAGTAGATGGGCACTTCGAAACAGGATTGCTGTGGagattttcaaaaccaaatcttCCCAACAGCTACCCAATGGCTATTCAAAGAAATCGATCTTTCGAAAAGCGTCTTTGCAAGAATGATTCTTTGAAAGCAGCTGTGGAGGAGCAAATCGAAAATTACCTTGAAAAAGGGTACGCTCACCTGATCACGAAAGAGGAGCTAGCATCGTCGGACAATAATCGAGTGTGGTATTTGCCTTTGGGAGTTGTGTGTAACCCGAAAAAGCCGGGCAAAACTAGATTAATTTGGGATGCGGCTGCTCGAGTAGATGGTACTTCTCTCAATGATTTATTGCTTCCGGGGCCCGACTTGTTAGTTTCTCTTCCGGCAATATTGCTTCGTTTTCGGCAGAGGAATGTCGCTGTGTGTGGAGACATCAAAGAGATGTTCCACCAGATAAGGATAAGGGCAGAAGATCGCCAAGCGCAGAGATTTATTTACCGTAAAGCTATTGAGGATCCTATTCAAATTTACGTCATGGACGTGGCAGTTTTTGGTGCTTCGTGTTCACCGTGCATAGCACAGTTTATAAAGAATTATAACGCAATTGAACACTCAAAACAATTTCCCGAGGCTGCTCATGCAATCGTTAATGACCACTACATGGACGATTACATGAAAAGTGTGGATTCGGTGGCGGAAGCAGTGAAATTAGCCAACGACGTCAAAACGGTTCATGCAATGGCTGGATTCGAGTTACGTAACTTCATATCGAACTCCTCAGAAGTGATGAGAGAGTTAGGAGTGACAAGCTGTCCGGAGATGAAATCCCTGAGCCTAGAGCCAGGACTGGCCGAACCCGAGAAACCTGAGAGAGTTTTAGGCATGACGTGGCGTCCTGGTCAGGATGTCTTACTTTCGATACGAGCCTTCATCAAAATGTTGCGGAGTTACTAA
- the LOC129753947 gene encoding CXXC-type zinc finger protein 1-like, with protein sequence MDATSGQPKVSEKQYNCKMCSLPDSAGNLVGCDTCEAWAHYQCAGVTDSIADPNRSWKCESCRASREKNKSQKSQAASSIHSRSSKRSARSELNLQMLQEQKELQLKALAREEAAIKESSKKEEELRKKRVRIEDEFIRKKYGSLNDFAEDGDSRRSRTSTRASSKKVVDWLPTVDPKVGLTEWELPRQPQLGRAKSYSTADEIGQRNVAPVVTFNEAHVASAEHQSESHIINSRITPVSASTPQTRKFPGIQVPLPIRTPKIEPNLYSNTEVGQQFCPFTEHQPTTQFSGAVEEMRLIQTNREPIMATLISGTAVG encoded by the coding sequence ATGGATGCAACCAGCGGTCAACCGAAAGTATCGGAAAAGCAGTACAACTGCAAAATGTGTAGCCTTCCTGACTCTGCAGGCAATCTCGTCGGTTGTGACACTTGTGAAGCATGGGCTCATTACCAGTGCGCAGGAGTGACGGATTCTATTGCAGATCCGAATCGTTCGTGGAAATGCGAATCTTGTAGAGCCAGCCGGGAGAAAAATAAGTCTCAGAAAAGTCAGGCAGCTTCTTCAATTCATTCCAGGAGTAGTAAACGTTCGGCGAGATCCGAACTAAATCTGCAAATGCTCCAGGAGCAAAAAGAACTTCAACTTAAAGCCCTTGCTAGAGAAGAAGCAGCTATTAAGGAAAGTTCAAAAAAGGAAGAAGAGTTGAGGAAAAAGAGGGTTCGTATTGAGGACGAATTCATTCGGAAGAAGTACGGCAGTCTGAATGACTTTGCGGAAGATGGCGACAGCAGAAGGAGTCGAACGAGTACCCGAGCAAGCAGCAAAAAGGTTGTTGATTGGTTACCAACTGTAGATCCAAAAGTAGGACTAACTGAATGGGAGTTACCACGTCAACCTCAGCTTGGCCGAGCCAAATCGTATTCGACTGCAGATGAAATTGGACAACGAAATGTAGCACCAGTAGTTACCTTCAATGAAGCCCACGTAGCATCAGCTGAGCATCAGTCGGAGAGCCATATTATTAACAGCCGTATAACTCCCGTTTCCGCATCTACTCCACAAACAAGAAAGTTTCCGGGTATTCAAGTTCCCCTTCCAATAAGAACAcccaaaattgaaccaaatctaTACTCCAACACTGAAGTTGGACAGCAATTTTGTCCCTTCACTGAACACCAGCCAACAACACAATTCTCCGGTGCAGTTGAGGAGATGAGACTTATCCAGACTAATCGCGAGCCGATTATGGCTACCTTGATTTCGGGAACAGCTGTCGGCTAA